From the Aquitalea magnusonii genome, one window contains:
- a CDS encoding GntR family transcriptional regulator, with protein MENRWSALKPEGESTTPLYLQLARKLAEAINAGWWQADEALPSERTFSEELGISRVTARKAMDVLLEQGLIRRRHGSGTFITPRLEQPLSRLVGFTEQLRQRGFEPSSVWLERGIHPPSNEEVIKLGLSPTSQVARLKRQRLADGVVMAIEMTTMPVAVLPEPHKVGNSLYAYLDGAGHAVVRALQHIRAVNASAEIAALAGIRQGEAMLLITRIGFNADNQAIELTDTYCRNDYYDFVAELRR; from the coding sequence ATGGAAAACCGCTGGAGCGCACTCAAGCCGGAAGGGGAGTCCACCACACCGCTGTATTTGCAGCTTGCCCGCAAACTGGCCGAAGCCATCAATGCCGGCTGGTGGCAGGCAGATGAAGCCCTGCCTTCGGAACGCACCTTCTCCGAAGAGCTGGGTATCTCGCGGGTGACGGCGCGCAAGGCGATGGACGTGTTGCTGGAGCAGGGCTTGATCCGGCGCCGGCATGGTTCCGGCACCTTCATCACGCCAAGGCTGGAACAGCCCTTGTCACGGCTGGTGGGTTTTACCGAGCAATTGCGCCAGCGTGGCTTTGAACCTTCCTCGGTATGGCTGGAGCGTGGCATTCATCCGCCCAGCAATGAGGAGGTGATCAAATTGGGCTTGTCTCCCACCTCGCAGGTGGCGCGGCTCAAGCGCCAGCGCCTGGCGGATGGTGTAGTGATGGCGATTGAGATGACCACAATGCCAGTAGCCGTTTTGCCAGAGCCACATAAAGTGGGCAACTCGCTGTATGCCTACCTGGACGGTGCCGGTCATGCTGTGGTGCGCGCCTTGCAGCATATCCGCGCGGTGAATGCCTCGGCAGAGATTGCGGCGCTGGCCGGCATCCGGCAGGGCGAGGCGATGTTGCTGATCACCCGTATCGGCTTCAATGCCGATAACCAGGCGATAGAGCTGACCGATACCTATTGCCGTAATGACTATTACGACTTTGTAGCTGAACTGAGACGATGA
- the yedA gene encoding drug/metabolite exporter YedA, whose protein sequence is MSARPASLSLLTLSAFFALYVIWGSTYFFIRIGIESWPPFMMAGLRFLFAGSVMLAFLLLRGHRLPSRQELRGAAILGVLMPAIGNGFVTLAEKQVSSGVAALVVATVPLFTVLFGRFCFGLRARGREWAGIALGMLGMLVLNLGSNLRASPMGAFWLLFASAGWALGSAWSRVIVQPKGPMGSAWMMIFGGLALLLGSAATGEQLTATPSWQGWAAIAYLSVFGSMVAYSAYLHLLKTVSPAAATSYAYVNPIIAVLLGMLLLGEHVGQQEVLAMVIILSGVVLISWRK, encoded by the coding sequence ATGTCCGCCCGTCCCGCCTCGCTGTCCTTGCTGACCCTGTCAGCCTTCTTTGCCCTGTATGTGATCTGGGGCTCAACCTATTTCTTCATACGCATCGGTATTGAATCCTGGCCGCCTTTCATGATGGCCGGTTTGCGCTTTCTGTTTGCCGGCAGCGTGATGCTGGCTTTCCTGCTGCTGCGCGGCCATCGCCTGCCCAGCCGGCAGGAATTGCGTGGTGCAGCCATTTTGGGTGTGCTGATGCCGGCCATCGGCAATGGCTTTGTCACCCTGGCGGAAAAACAGGTGTCCTCCGGAGTGGCGGCGCTGGTGGTGGCCACCGTGCCCTTGTTCACCGTGCTGTTTGGCCGCTTCTGTTTTGGCCTGCGTGCGCGTGGCCGTGAATGGGCGGGCATCGCGCTGGGCATGTTGGGCATGCTGGTGTTGAACCTGGGTTCCAATTTGCGTGCCAGCCCGATGGGGGCGTTCTGGTTGCTGTTCGCCTCGGCCGGTTGGGCGCTGGGCTCGGCCTGGAGCCGGGTGATTGTTCAGCCCAAGGGGCCGATGGGCAGTGCCTGGATGATGATTTTTGGCGGTCTTGCCTTGTTGCTGGGCAGTGCCGCCACTGGAGAGCAATTGACGGCAACACCGTCATGGCAAGGCTGGGCTGCTATTGCCTACCTGTCGGTGTTCGGTTCCATGGTGGCCTACAGTGCTTATCTACACCTGCTGAAAACCGTGTCGCCGGCCGCCGCCACCAGCTATGCCTATGTCAATCCCATCATCGCCGTCCTGCTGGGCATGTTGTTGCTGGGTGAGCATGTCGGTCAGCAGGAAGTGCTGGCCATGGTGATCATCCTCTCCGGCGTGGTCCTGATCAGCTGGCGCAAATAA
- the tolQ gene encoding protein TolQ has product MSIFSLVMNASLVVQLVMAGLALVSVLSWALIFNKIAVLRAARRHSDEFERNFWSGADLNRLYEDANRRNDSVGMERIFQSGFAEFLKLRGRSGAELSDIMDGSRRAMRAAAQRELDALDSHTSFLATVGSVSPYIGLFGTVWGIMHAFIGLGNVGQATLSTVAPGIAEALVATAIGLFAAIPAVVAYNRFATDVDRLATRFDTYMEEFSNILQRLATR; this is encoded by the coding sequence ATTTCCATTTTCAGCCTGGTGATGAATGCCAGTCTGGTGGTCCAACTGGTTATGGCTGGTCTGGCCCTGGTATCGGTGCTGTCATGGGCGCTGATTTTCAACAAGATTGCGGTATTGCGTGCCGCTCGTCGCCACAGCGACGAGTTCGAGCGCAATTTCTGGAGCGGGGCCGACCTGAACCGGCTGTATGAAGACGCCAACCGCCGCAACGACAGCGTGGGCATGGAACGCATTTTCCAGTCCGGCTTTGCCGAATTCCTCAAGCTGCGTGGCCGCAGCGGTGCCGAGCTGTCCGACATCATGGATGGTTCGCGCCGCGCCATGCGCGCGGCCGCCCAGCGCGAGCTGGATGCGCTGGACAGCCATACCTCTTTCCTGGCCACGGTCGGTTCGGTCAGCCCCTATATCGGCCTGTTCGGCACGGTGTGGGGCATCATGCATGCCTTTATCGGGCTGGGAAATGTGGGGCAGGCTACCTTGTCCACCGTGGCACCCGGCATTGCCGAAGCGCTGGTGGCCACCGCCATCGGCCTGTTTGCCGCCATTCCGGCGGTGGTGGCATACAACCGCTTTGCCACCGATGTGGACCGTCTGGCCACCCGCTTCGATACCTATATGGAAGAGTTTTCCAACATCCTGCAACGGCTGGCCACCCGCTAG
- a CDS encoding L-threonylcarbamoyladenylate synthase, producing the protein MPSSCLSSPYRLPKAGLLTQARARLHAGGVIAYSTESCFGLGCLPTDVRAIRRVLAIKARPNHKGLIVIAADVAQIRHLVQPLSAAQWAELATYWPGPYTFLLPASRKVAPALRGRHDKIAVRITAHGEAAALCRAVGSALVSTSANRAGQRALKTARACRMAFGSAVLTLPGRIGKRRKPSTIIDFTSGRVLR; encoded by the coding sequence ATGCCGTCTTCCTGCTTGTCCTCGCCATACCGTCTGCCCAAGGCAGGCCTGCTGACGCAGGCGCGCGCGCGTTTGCACGCGGGCGGGGTGATTGCCTATTCCACCGAATCCTGCTTCGGGCTGGGGTGCCTGCCGACTGATGTGCGGGCCATCCGGCGGGTGCTGGCCATCAAGGCAAGGCCGAATCACAAGGGCTTGATCGTGATAGCCGCCGACGTTGCCCAGATCCGTCATCTGGTACAGCCGCTTTCCGCCGCACAATGGGCGGAACTTGCCACTTACTGGCCCGGTCCCTATACCTTTTTGCTGCCGGCCTCGCGCAAGGTGGCACCTGCCCTGCGTGGCAGGCATGACAAGATCGCCGTGCGCATTACCGCCCATGGCGAAGCCGCCGCCCTGTGCCGGGCTGTGGGCAGTGCCTTGGTGTCAACCTCTGCCAACCGGGCGGGCCAGCGTGCGTTAAAGACAGCACGGGCCTGCCGAATGGCGTTTGGCAGCGCGGTACTGACCCTGCCGGGGCGGATAGGCAAACGCAGGAAACCTTCCACCATCATTGATTTCACCAGCGGCCGCGTGTTGCGCTAG
- a CDS encoding substrate-binding periplasmic protein, with amino-acid sequence MLIRQLLASALLTASLAAQAAPPLRVLTEDYPPFNMLGSGGRISGLSTEIVQELFKRAGSNYTIELLPWIRAFNLTVLEANTCLYSTTRTDAREHQFKWIGPLVENPWVLYARTDNRNAVLSLEEIRRFKIGGYSGDAVSQYLIDRGFEVDLASTDQLNVKKLLAGRIDYWATGKYLGASLLAREKVSQLRPVLTFNTTLLYLACNPAIPDSQVLQLNELLRGMQRDGTLARINAKYLNQKE; translated from the coding sequence ATGTTGATTCGTCAACTCCTTGCCAGCGCACTATTGACTGCCAGTCTTGCCGCCCAGGCCGCTCCGCCACTCAGGGTGCTGACCGAGGACTACCCGCCCTTCAATATGCTGGGCAGCGGTGGCCGTATCAGTGGCTTGTCCACCGAGATTGTGCAGGAGCTGTTCAAGCGCGCTGGCAGCAATTACACCATCGAGCTGCTGCCGTGGATTCGTGCCTTCAACCTTACCGTGCTGGAAGCCAATACCTGTCTGTACTCCACCACCCGCACCGATGCCCGTGAGCATCAGTTCAAGTGGATAGGCCCGCTGGTGGAGAATCCTTGGGTACTCTATGCCCGCACCGATAATCGCAATGCCGTGCTGTCGCTGGAGGAAATCCGGCGTTTCAAGATAGGCGGCTACAGCGGTGATGCTGTCTCGCAATACCTGATCGACCGGGGTTTTGAGGTGGATCTGGCCAGTACCGATCAGCTTAACGTGAAAAAGCTGCTGGCCGGGCGCATTGATTACTGGGCCACCGGCAAGTATCTGGGGGCATCCTTGCTGGCTCGGGAGAAAGTCAGCCAGTTACGACCGGTGTTGACGTTCAACACCACCTTGCTATACCTCGCCTGCAACCCGGCCATCCCTGACAGCCAGGTGTTGCAGTTGAATGAATTGCTGCGTGGCATGCAGCGTGATGGCACGCTGGCGCGCATCAATGCCAAATATCTTAACCAGAAAGAGTGA